One window of Bacillus alkalicellulosilyticus genomic DNA carries:
- a CDS encoding class I SAM-dependent methyltransferase, which yields MNLNQSTKDKWDAQLYDGKHSFVSKHGNSVVELLNPKKGERILDLGCGTGDLANALFERGVDVVGVDHSARMVNQAIDKYPHIRFIVQDATKLEFQSEFDAVFSNATLHWVKPPLKALQGIYQSLKPGGRFVAEFGGKGNIETLSNEIRNQIEEAGFDFTKEQFPWYFPSIAEYTNLMEMIGFKVAFAQHFERPTRLEGENGLRNWIEMFGSQLFEGIPEERKKDIILKVEKNVKDTLYQDGNWFADYKRIRVIGLKQS from the coding sequence ATGAATCTAAATCAAAGTACTAAAGATAAGTGGGACGCTCAGTTATATGACGGCAAGCATTCGTTTGTATCAAAACACGGGAATTCTGTCGTTGAATTATTAAACCCCAAAAAAGGAGAAAGAATACTTGATTTGGGCTGTGGAACCGGAGATTTAGCGAATGCATTATTTGAGCGTGGTGTCGATGTTGTAGGTGTTGACCACTCGGCAAGAATGGTGAATCAAGCAATCGATAAATATCCTCATATCCGATTTATTGTTCAGGATGCAACCAAACTAGAATTTCAAAGTGAATTTGATGCGGTCTTCTCGAATGCTACCCTTCATTGGGTAAAGCCACCTTTAAAAGCATTACAAGGGATCTATCAAAGTTTGAAACCAGGTGGAAGGTTTGTTGCGGAATTTGGAGGCAAAGGCAACATTGAAACATTATCAAATGAAATTAGAAATCAAATAGAAGAGGCAGGTTTTGATTTTACAAAGGAACAATTCCCTTGGTATTTTCCAAGTATCGCTGAGTATACAAATTTAATGGAAATGATAGGATTTAAAGTCGCATTTGCTCAACACTTTGAAAGACCCACTCGATTAGAAGGTGAGAATGGGTTGAGAAACTGGATTGAGATGTTTGGCAGTCAACTATTCGAAGGAATTCCCGAAGAACGTAAAAAGGATATCATTTTGAAAGTTGAAAAAAACGTAAAGGACACCCTTTATCAAGATGGGAATTGGTTTGCTGATTATAAAAGAATTCGTGTGATTGGGTTGAAACAGTCTTAA
- a CDS encoding LysR family transcriptional regulator has translation MKWVKTFVVTAKFENFRKASEELFLTQPAVTKHIRRLEEALAIELFERIGNKVVLTPAGHTYLAYAKKLLRQYEQGMEQFEAWKQGYNRKLTIATAPQIASSFLPSLVRQFIIENPSIEVMINVIQSYDIGEEVSTGQADIGLTRILPPQTNVNIERVHEDPVILVGPPECRDTEHDEHLLINKYRLITHNHPDYWDELLQDIKRHYPTIRTMKVNQIEVTKRFIEEGLGISYLPYTVVKNELAMNKLTEIKPDKITPPTSSTYRVTKVETEEVSRFVAFLRVALCN, from the coding sequence ATGAAATGGGTTAAAACGTTCGTAGTTACAGCTAAGTTTGAGAATTTCCGTAAAGCATCAGAAGAACTTTTTCTAACCCAACCAGCTGTCACAAAACATATTAGAAGGTTAGAAGAAGCGCTTGCGATTGAACTGTTTGAAAGAATTGGGAACAAGGTGGTGCTTACGCCTGCAGGCCACACTTATCTTGCTTATGCGAAAAAACTTTTACGACAGTACGAGCAGGGAATGGAACAGTTTGAAGCTTGGAAGCAAGGGTATAATCGCAAGCTGACGATAGCTACGGCACCACAAATTGCATCTTCATTTCTCCCTTCATTAGTACGACAATTCATTATTGAAAATCCATCTATAGAAGTCATGATTAATGTCATACAATCTTATGACATCGGAGAAGAGGTCAGCACAGGTCAAGCAGACATAGGATTAACAAGGATTCTTCCACCACAAACCAATGTAAACATTGAACGGGTACACGAGGACCCCGTAATACTAGTCGGTCCACCAGAATGTAGAGATACTGAACATGATGAACACTTATTAATCAACAAGTATCGATTGATCACGCACAACCATCCAGATTATTGGGACGAGCTTTTACAAGATATTAAAAGGCACTATCCAACGATCCGAACGATGAAAGTCAATCAAATTGAAGTGACAAAACGGTTCATAGAAGAAGGACTTGGAATCTCTTATTTACCGTATACAGTGGTTAAAAATGAACTCGCAATGAATAAGCTAACGGAAATTAAGCCAGATAAAATTACTCCACCAACATCTTCAACGTATAGAGTAACAAAAGTAGAAACAGAGGAAGTTTCGAGATTCGTTGCTTTTTTGAGAGTAGCGTTATGTAACTAA
- a CDS encoding GNAT family N-acetyltransferase translates to MDIRALAKDEKPPMELLLSADPSRKLVEEYVNRGHCFIATIDNHDMGVYVLLPTRPNTVELVNLAVAVKHQGKGIGSMLIQHAIGTAKEKEYKTMEVGTGNSSIGQLALYQKCGFRITGIDKDFFIRHYDEEIVENGIQCRDMVRFSKELK, encoded by the coding sequence ATGGATATTAGAGCACTAGCTAAAGATGAAAAACCTCCAATGGAGTTGTTGTTATCAGCTGACCCCTCTAGAAAACTAGTAGAAGAGTATGTAAACAGAGGCCACTGTTTTATTGCTACAATTGATAACCACGATATGGGAGTGTATGTGCTACTGCCTACAAGACCTAACACAGTAGAACTGGTGAATCTTGCAGTTGCAGTAAAGCATCAAGGAAAAGGCATCGGTTCAATGTTAATACAACATGCCATTGGTACAGCAAAAGAAAAAGAATATAAAACAATGGAAGTTGGTACTGGAAATTCAAGCATAGGACAACTGGCCCTATATCAAAAATGTGGCTTTCGAATAACGGGCATTGATAAAGATTTCTTTATTAGACACTACGATGAAGAAATAGTTGAGAATGGCATACAGTGTAGGGATATGGTTCGTTTTTCCAAAGAGTTAAAATAG
- a CDS encoding Type 1 glutamine amidotransferase-like domain-containing protein, with protein sequence MGKLILAGGGDEVQSRIVDKEFVGLINKDKPMLYIPVAMDTKMIPYDSCKTWINRVFNPLGIKNITMWTEQDLYHRKVEDLTPFSSVYIGGGNTYSLLHFFYRTQFTTVLKEYVKNKGIIYGGSAGAIIFGKDIRTCSHMDDNNAGLNELNGLGLVKQFSIWCHYKKDNDGLIHNYLQQINNHVIALPEETALRVDESGMKVLGSKPAYIFDGDTKKQIQPGCEW encoded by the coding sequence ATGGGCAAATTAATTCTTGCTGGAGGTGGGGATGAAGTTCAATCCCGAATAGTTGATAAGGAATTTGTTGGTCTAATCAACAAAGATAAACCAATGTTATATATCCCGGTTGCAATGGATACAAAGATGATCCCATATGATTCTTGTAAGACATGGATTAATCGTGTATTTAATCCACTTGGAATCAAAAACATAACAATGTGGACGGAACAGGACTTGTATCATAGAAAGGTTGAAGATTTGACCCCATTCTCTTCGGTATATATAGGTGGAGGAAATACATATAGCCTTTTACATTTTTTTTATAGAACACAGTTCACTACTGTTTTAAAAGAGTATGTGAAGAACAAAGGAATTATTTATGGTGGAAGTGCAGGAGCGATTATCTTTGGTAAAGACATTAGGACTTGTTCTCATATGGATGATAACAATGCCGGGTTAAATGAACTTAATGGACTAGGCCTTGTAAAACAGTTTTCAATCTGGTGTCATTACAAAAAAGATAATGATGGGCTAATCCACAATTATTTACAACAGATTAATAACCATGTAATCGCCTTGCCAGAAGAAACGGCATTGCGTGTAGACGAAAGTGGAATGAAAGTATTGGGTTCAAAACCTGCTTACATTTTTGACGGAGATACGAAGAAACAAATTCAACCAGGATGTGAGTGGTAA
- a CDS encoding GNAT family N-acetyltransferase, with amino-acid sequence MAKETISLFYKQEGMMTNGDVKEIIFEVVRLKEIAETTVSLPHPYPRETVDWWINFVRESMNKGCAYEFGLFKKDNPNEYIGNCGFVGVSNEHNHGELGYFINPIHWNNGYGTEACARLVEFGFTTLGLERIHGRCMAKNKASKRVMEKCGLKVEGLAKHEVFKWGKYEDVYHLGLIRSEWKDFYLKEK; translated from the coding sequence ATGGCGAAAGAAACTATATCGCTTTTTTATAAACAGGAAGGAATGATGACTAATGGGGATGTTAAAGAAATAATATTTGAGGTTGTCAGATTAAAAGAAATTGCAGAAACTACGGTATCTTTGCCTCATCCGTACCCACGGGAAACGGTAGATTGGTGGATAAATTTTGTAAGAGAGAGTATGAACAAGGGATGTGCATATGAGTTTGGATTATTTAAAAAAGATAATCCCAATGAATATATAGGAAACTGTGGTTTTGTGGGTGTGTCAAACGAGCATAACCACGGTGAGCTAGGCTACTTTATTAACCCTATTCATTGGAATAATGGCTATGGTACTGAAGCTTGTGCTAGACTTGTTGAATTTGGCTTTACTACGCTTGGACTTGAGAGGATTCATGGTAGGTGTATGGCTAAAAACAAAGCCTCCAAGCGGGTAATGGAAAAGTGCGGACTAAAGGTTGAAGGCTTAGCAAAACATGAGGTTTTCAAGTGGGGTAAATATGAGGATGTCTACCATTTAGGGTTGATTCGGTCTGAATGGAAAGATTTTTACCTAAAGGAGAAATGA
- a CDS encoding polysaccharide deacetylase family protein, with amino-acid sequence MKKLAIIITSTILVLFVSVYLVNELSKVRTFQLFGGLVTSVETNEKVVALTFDDGPGANTQAILDVLRNHEVKGTFYLTGHELETYFIEGVNIVEEGHEIGNHSFSHQRMIFKTPAFVKDEIEKTDELIRKIGYEGVITFRPPFGRRLVVLPHYLSKNDRNTILWNIEPESYPDVAADSTKIVEYVVDNIEPGSIILLHVMYESRTESLQSVEGIITSLKEQGYAFKTVSELLEYSNQ; translated from the coding sequence ATGAAAAAACTAGCTATAATCATTACAAGTACAATTCTAGTACTTTTCGTTTCGGTTTACTTAGTAAATGAACTTTCTAAAGTAAGAACGTTTCAACTTTTTGGAGGTTTAGTTACTAGTGTAGAAACAAATGAAAAAGTAGTCGCATTAACGTTTGATGATGGTCCTGGAGCTAACACTCAAGCAATACTAGATGTATTAAGAAACCATGAAGTGAAAGGGACGTTTTATCTAACTGGACATGAACTTGAAACTTACTTTATTGAGGGAGTGAACATTGTAGAAGAAGGGCATGAAATAGGAAACCACTCGTTTTCTCACCAACGAATGATATTTAAAACACCTGCTTTTGTGAAAGATGAGATAGAGAAGACGGATGAGTTGATACGTAAAATTGGGTATGAGGGAGTAATCACGTTTCGACCGCCTTTTGGTAGAAGATTAGTCGTGCTACCCCATTATTTATCTAAGAATGATAGAAATACAATCCTGTGGAATATCGAACCTGAAAGCTATCCAGACGTTGCTGCCGACTCCACAAAAATCGTTGAGTATGTAGTAGATAACATTGAACCTGGTTCGATTATTTTGTTGCATGTGATGTATGAAAGTAGAACAGAGTCGTTGCAGTCTGTAGAAGGAATCATTACGTCATTAAAAGAGCAAGGATATGCCTTTAAAACTGTTTCAGAGCTATTAGAATATAGCAACCAGTGA
- a CDS encoding NAD(P)/FAD-dependent oxidoreductase, with protein MNLQTGSYYWPTTIKNPYTYPPLQENLECDVLIIGGGSSGAQCAYYLADSGLDVVVVEKNSIGSGSTSTNTAIIQYSGERLFTNLVNSFGKSYISRHLQLCKQAINEIEQASSIGDIDCEFTRRDSLYFASTKEDVQKLQEEYDLLLKEGFPVDFLTASQIQERYPFKKDAALYSYDDAEMNPFAFTHQLFQYAAKRGVKIYENTEVNGHKFEQSKATIYTKNNKHSIQARHVIVACGYEGLEIKKEKKTSFVSTYTVTTKPVEDFTSWHKKTIIWETARPYTYIRTTKDNRIIIGGLDENTSQPDERDSKLINKRDKLIEEFNKLFPDIYIEPEFYLTAFYGGTNDGLPIIGTYDEYPNCHFLFGFGDNGTVYSMILSKIIAEVLINGASPDMELYLQTRPVKAQ; from the coding sequence ATGAATTTACAAACCGGCTCTTATTATTGGCCTACTACAATTAAAAACCCATATACATATCCACCCTTACAAGAAAATCTTGAATGTGACGTACTGATTATTGGGGGTGGAAGTTCAGGAGCTCAATGTGCTTATTACTTAGCAGATTCCGGTTTAGATGTTGTCGTCGTCGAAAAAAATTCAATTGGAAGTGGAAGTACGAGTACAAATACAGCGATTATTCAATATTCTGGCGAGAGGTTATTTACTAATCTAGTCAATAGCTTTGGGAAGTCATATATATCCAGGCATTTACAGCTATGTAAACAAGCCATCAATGAGATTGAACAGGCATCTTCAATCGGTGACATTGATTGTGAATTTACTAGGAGGGATTCATTGTATTTTGCAAGCACAAAAGAAGATGTGCAGAAGTTGCAAGAAGAGTATGATTTATTACTTAAGGAAGGGTTTCCGGTCGATTTTCTTACAGCTTCCCAAATTCAAGAACGTTATCCTTTTAAAAAAGATGCTGCTCTTTATTCTTATGATGACGCTGAAATGAATCCATTTGCTTTTACACATCAACTATTTCAATATGCTGCAAAAAGAGGCGTAAAAATATATGAAAACACCGAAGTGAACGGTCATAAGTTTGAACAATCAAAAGCTACGATTTACACAAAAAACAACAAGCACTCTATACAAGCGCGTCATGTGATTGTCGCATGTGGGTACGAAGGATTAGAAATAAAAAAAGAAAAGAAAACATCTTTTGTCAGTACCTATACCGTCACAACAAAACCAGTAGAAGACTTTACGTCATGGCACAAAAAAACAATCATTTGGGAAACAGCAAGACCGTATACGTATATCCGAACGACTAAGGATAATCGAATTATTATCGGTGGCTTAGATGAAAACACTTCACAACCAGATGAACGTGATAGTAAATTAATCAATAAAAGAGATAAGCTAATCGAAGAGTTTAATAAGCTCTTCCCAGACATTTATATTGAACCTGAGTTTTATTTAACCGCTTTTTACGGTGGCACGAATGATGGACTTCCAATCATCGGAACGTATGATGAATATCCTAATTGTCATTTTTTATTTGGTTTCGGTGATAACGGTACTGTCTACAGTATGATACTTTCAAAAATAATTGCTGAAGTCCTGATAAATGGGGCTAGTCCAGACATGGAGCTTTACTTGCAAACACGACCAGTAAAGGCACAGTAA
- a CDS encoding imidazoleglycerol-phosphate dehydratase, producing MTKRNNQGGSANQSAPERGGQLNGDAGDNNKGNEYNSRRGSKSKRTH from the coding sequence ATGACAAAACGCAACAATCAAGGGGGCAGCGCCAATCAAAGCGCTCCTGAACGAGGCGGCCAATTAAACGGTGATGCCGGAGATAACAATAAAGGTAATGAGTATAACTCAAGACGAGGAAGCAAATCAAAAAGAACACATTAA
- a CDS encoding MFS transporter: MATFLLLIIYLAFISLGLPDSMLGVAWPIMQVDFGAPLETAGLLFMTIASGTIISSLLSGKILKRFGTGKVAFVSTLMTALALLGFAFSPSVTWLFLFAIPLGLGAGAIDAGLNDYVAVHYKAHHMSWLHSFWGVGATLGPVIMAYTISGQNSWSNGYLIIAGIQFLLVLILLFSLPLWNRNKQNIEASSQQEIEDTTADEYAIVKPLQVRGVKWALTVFLFYCGIEATVGLWGSSYLVQVRDLPAEVAAQFVSMYYGGITVGRFITGFITFKVSNRTLILSGQLLAFIGAILLFLPLPTTLLLVGFVLVGLGLAPIFPCMIHLTPIRFGKTHSQTIMGYQMAVAYTGTTFLPPLLGFIASYSTIGIFPVFVVLMVAAMLISSETLVNLLKTKKYA; the protein is encoded by the coding sequence ATGGCAACATTTCTTTTACTCATCATTTATTTAGCATTTATTAGCTTAGGTCTACCGGATTCAATGTTAGGGGTAGCATGGCCAATTATGCAAGTAGACTTTGGAGCGCCACTTGAAACAGCCGGCTTGCTGTTTATGACGATAGCAAGCGGTACGATTATTTCAAGCTTACTGAGCGGGAAAATCCTGAAACGGTTTGGAACAGGAAAGGTTGCATTTGTCAGTACACTCATGACTGCGTTGGCCTTACTCGGATTTGCTTTTTCGCCTTCTGTCACTTGGTTATTTTTATTTGCGATTCCACTTGGCTTAGGTGCTGGTGCCATTGATGCAGGATTAAACGATTATGTCGCTGTTCATTATAAAGCCCACCATATGAGCTGGTTGCACAGTTTTTGGGGAGTCGGGGCAACTCTTGGACCTGTTATCATGGCCTATACCATCTCAGGTCAAAATTCATGGAGCAATGGATACCTAATCATTGCTGGGATTCAATTTTTGTTAGTGCTCATTCTTTTGTTTTCTCTGCCTTTATGGAACCGAAATAAACAAAATATCGAGGCTTCCTCTCAACAAGAAATTGAAGATACAACAGCTGACGAATATGCAATTGTAAAACCGCTACAAGTCAGAGGTGTTAAATGGGCTCTCACCGTATTTTTGTTTTATTGTGGAATTGAGGCAACAGTTGGTCTATGGGGGAGTAGTTATTTAGTCCAAGTTAGAGATTTGCCAGCAGAAGTGGCTGCACAATTTGTCTCTATGTATTACGGTGGAATTACAGTCGGTCGATTTATTACTGGTTTTATTACGTTTAAAGTAAGTAATCGTACGCTCATTCTGTCGGGGCAGTTACTTGCATTTATTGGAGCGATTTTATTATTTTTACCCTTGCCCACGACACTTTTATTAGTAGGATTTGTTTTGGTTGGATTAGGGTTAGCACCAATCTTTCCTTGTATGATACATTTAACGCCAATCCGTTTTGGGAAAACACATTCCCAAACGATTATGGGCTATCAAATGGCTGTCGCCTATACAGGCACAACATTCTTGCCACCACTTCTTGGGTTCATCGCGTCTTATTCGACAATAGGTATTTTCCCAGTCTTTGTTGTACTGATGGTTGCAGCTATGCTGATAAGTTCAGAGACGTTAGTTAATCTTTTAAAAACTAAAAAGTACGCGTAA